A genomic stretch from Azospirillum lipoferum 4B includes:
- the tagF gene encoding type VI secretion system-associated protein TagF, with the protein MPGRSVMGLSAMGNTGCFGKLPARGDFLLRGLPRSFADPWHDWLLDGLQASRAALGEGWMDRYLNAPIWRFTLEAGVCGPQAAAGVMMPSVDKAGRQFPLALVALFAPGRTAAGTESDAAWFEAAEELALSVLTHTLDVEAFVGSVAALSVPHLADAAPSTGARWWTLGGEGVAEQGFTSAGLPPAANFADFLTGRAEEGA; encoded by the coding sequence ATGCCCGGACGGTCTGTGATGGGCCTGTCTGCGATGGGAAACACCGGTTGTTTCGGGAAGCTGCCGGCGCGGGGCGATTTCCTGCTGCGCGGGCTGCCGCGCAGCTTCGCCGACCCGTGGCACGACTGGCTGCTCGACGGGTTGCAGGCCAGCCGGGCGGCGCTGGGCGAGGGGTGGATGGACCGCTACCTCAACGCGCCGATCTGGCGTTTCACGCTGGAGGCCGGGGTCTGCGGGCCGCAGGCGGCGGCCGGCGTGATGATGCCCAGCGTCGACAAGGCCGGGCGGCAGTTCCCGCTGGCGCTGGTCGCCCTGTTCGCCCCCGGCCGGACCGCCGCCGGGACCGAATCGGATGCCGCGTGGTTCGAGGCGGCGGAGGAATTGGCGCTGTCGGTCCTGACCCACACGCTGGACGTGGAGGCCTTCGTCGGCTCCGTCGCTGCGCTGTCGGTGCCGCATTTGGCCGATGCGGCGCCTTCCACCGGCGCCCGCTGGTGGACGCTGGGCGGGGAGGGCGTGGCGGAGCAGGGCTTCACCAGCGCCGGCTTGCCGCCGGCCGCGAACTTCGCCGATTTCCTGACCGGCCGTGCCGAGGAGGGGGCGTGA
- the tssM gene encoding type VI secretion system membrane subunit TssM has protein sequence MSRLTAILLSRAVLGFIGAAIAAALIALLAPLAGLEMPWLAVAAAVPFPILAVVLILLKRRDAKAEERMTAELTGGSDAARMAAMDQADEVAGLRKTFADSLALLKAGRKQRGLGDGYLYSTPWYVIIGPPGAGKTTALLKSGLNFPLADQTGAKPLKGVGGTRQCDWWFADEAIFLDTAGRYTTQDSHEAVDQTGWGAFLKLLKDARSRQPINGVLVAMAVPDLAAAGPEERAQHAAAIRRRLRELYETLKVKAPVYLLLTKADLIAGFNEFFHDLNRDERRQIVGVTLPAAESELGDAGMATLGSELDGIAGRLSARAVDRIQQEHAQERRGAIFAFPSQLASLKEPLLDFVAAAFKANRYEPALRLRGIYFTSGTQEGTQIDRLIGGLAESFGLPAAPFRGGAVAAGQQRSYFLGGLLNDLVFREANLVGFDPSAERRRIWVPRIAYSLFGLVTVAATAAWVASYLGNAGLIDREQQAVDAYRPKAEALAAGTVADDDIRRVLPVLNELRALPAGHDTLALKQKLALDFGLYQGDKLEEAGDALYRRAVNGLLVPRLLVRVQRDLRDRLVADDAPAVEALLRLYLTLGGAGPVNGEEVKAWTVGWLRRVSPPPGEDETKALLGHIDAGLGAPAGLPKVNLDGELIRQSREVLARTPLAARAYAAIRDGEAARKLQEWRPTEQAGPEGDRVFRRSSGARFSDGIPGFYTQQGFTGVMLPGLPGAARSVRDLSWLLGPPRGEEAGPELETAALTLYLRDYAGRWDALLNDITLVPAANPQALAEEVNILSGRASPLQKLLAAVANETTLQRVPEAPAGASPAVAAVAAAVADSGVAKLVTQMVDDRFRPLNDFTRNSGNARLEELLRQLEGVHAVLARLSLGTGSGQKLFDLAANGGGEVFQKLATDMAYYPQPVRRWTEELVEQGTARTLSGARSQINAEWQSTVLPWCRRSLDNRYPFVKGASADVGMDDFARLFAPGGLIDAFFANRLRPFVDTTREPWRWQPSAADLGIPSSVLPAFQHAAMIRDAFFPDGGRVPSLRFELRPTLLGAGVEQVDLDIDGQRMTFARNATLAQGLQWPKPGGAGDLRVTFTGQPTEPPEMTQRTGSWAWFRTLDANRGRKGSVPDRIPLSFGAGGKSASFDVRMTSAVNPFSIRDLKDFRCPDGL, from the coding sequence ATGAGTCGGCTGACCGCCATCTTGCTCTCCCGCGCAGTGCTGGGCTTCATCGGTGCGGCGATCGCGGCGGCGCTGATCGCGCTGCTGGCGCCGCTGGCCGGGCTGGAGATGCCCTGGCTGGCCGTGGCCGCCGCCGTGCCCTTCCCGATCCTGGCCGTCGTGCTGATCCTGCTGAAGCGCCGCGACGCCAAGGCCGAGGAGCGGATGACGGCGGAGTTGACCGGCGGCAGCGACGCGGCCCGCATGGCGGCGATGGACCAGGCCGACGAGGTCGCCGGCCTGCGCAAGACCTTCGCGGACTCGCTGGCCCTCTTGAAGGCCGGGCGCAAGCAGCGGGGGCTGGGCGACGGCTATCTCTACTCGACCCCCTGGTACGTCATCATCGGCCCGCCCGGTGCCGGCAAGACCACGGCGCTGTTGAAGAGCGGCCTGAACTTCCCGCTGGCCGACCAGACCGGGGCCAAGCCGCTGAAGGGCGTCGGCGGCACCCGCCAATGCGACTGGTGGTTCGCCGACGAGGCCATCTTCCTCGACACCGCCGGACGCTACACCACCCAGGACAGCCACGAGGCGGTCGACCAGACCGGCTGGGGCGCCTTCCTGAAGCTGTTGAAGGACGCGCGGTCGCGCCAGCCGATCAACGGCGTGCTGGTGGCGATGGCGGTGCCCGACCTCGCCGCCGCCGGGCCGGAGGAGCGGGCGCAGCATGCCGCCGCCATCCGCCGCCGCCTGCGCGAGCTGTACGAGACGTTGAAGGTCAAGGCGCCGGTCTATCTGCTGCTGACCAAGGCCGACCTGATCGCCGGCTTCAACGAGTTCTTCCACGACCTGAACCGCGACGAACGCCGGCAGATCGTCGGCGTCACCCTGCCGGCGGCCGAAAGCGAGCTGGGCGATGCCGGCATGGCGACGCTGGGCAGCGAGTTGGACGGCATCGCCGGCCGGCTGTCCGCCCGCGCGGTCGACCGCATCCAGCAGGAGCATGCGCAGGAGCGCCGCGGCGCCATCTTCGCCTTCCCGTCGCAGCTGGCCTCCTTGAAGGAGCCGCTGCTCGACTTCGTCGCCGCCGCCTTCAAGGCCAACCGCTATGAGCCGGCGCTGCGGCTGCGCGGCATCTATTTCACCAGCGGCACCCAGGAAGGCACGCAGATCGACCGGCTGATCGGCGGGCTGGCCGAGAGCTTCGGCCTGCCGGCGGCGCCCTTCCGCGGCGGCGCCGTCGCCGCCGGGCAGCAGCGCAGCTATTTCCTCGGCGGGCTGCTGAACGATCTGGTGTTCCGCGAGGCCAATCTGGTCGGCTTCGACCCGTCGGCGGAACGGCGGCGCATCTGGGTTCCGCGCATCGCCTACAGCCTGTTCGGGCTGGTGACGGTCGCCGCCACCGCCGCCTGGGTCGCCAGCTATCTCGGCAATGCCGGGCTGATCGACCGCGAACAGCAGGCGGTCGACGCCTATCGCCCGAAGGCGGAGGCGCTGGCCGCCGGTACCGTCGCCGACGACGACATCCGCCGCGTGCTGCCGGTGCTGAACGAGCTGCGCGCCCTGCCGGCCGGCCATGACACGTTGGCGCTGAAGCAGAAGCTTGCGCTCGATTTCGGGCTCTACCAGGGCGACAAGCTGGAAGAGGCCGGCGACGCGCTCTACCGCCGCGCGGTCAACGGGCTGCTGGTTCCGCGCCTGCTGGTGCGGGTGCAGCGCGACCTGCGCGACCGGCTGGTCGCCGACGACGCCCCGGCGGTGGAGGCGCTGCTGCGGCTCTACCTGACGCTGGGCGGCGCCGGGCCGGTCAATGGCGAGGAGGTGAAGGCCTGGACCGTGGGCTGGCTGCGCCGCGTCTCGCCCCCGCCGGGCGAGGACGAGACCAAGGCGCTCCTCGGCCACATCGATGCCGGGCTGGGGGCTCCCGCCGGGCTGCCGAAGGTCAATCTGGATGGCGAGCTGATCCGCCAGTCGCGCGAGGTGTTGGCCCGCACGCCGCTGGCCGCCCGCGCCTATGCAGCCATCCGCGACGGCGAGGCCGCGCGCAAGCTGCAGGAATGGCGCCCGACCGAGCAGGCCGGGCCGGAAGGCGACCGGGTGTTCCGCCGCTCCTCCGGCGCGCGGTTCAGCGACGGCATTCCGGGATTCTACACGCAACAGGGCTTCACCGGCGTGATGCTGCCGGGGCTGCCCGGTGCGGCGCGGTCGGTGCGCGACCTCAGCTGGCTGCTCGGCCCCCCGCGCGGGGAAGAGGCCGGGCCGGAGCTTGAGACGGCGGCGCTGACCCTGTATCTGCGCGACTATGCCGGGCGCTGGGACGCTCTGCTGAACGACATCACCCTGGTGCCGGCCGCCAACCCGCAGGCGCTGGCCGAAGAGGTCAACATCCTGTCCGGCCGCGCCTCTCCCCTGCAGAAGCTGCTGGCGGCGGTGGCGAACGAGACGACTCTGCAGCGCGTGCCGGAGGCGCCGGCCGGCGCCTCTCCGGCGGTGGCCGCCGTGGCCGCGGCGGTCGCCGACAGCGGCGTCGCCAAGCTGGTCACCCAGATGGTGGACGACCGGTTCCGCCCGCTGAACGACTTCACCCGCAACAGCGGCAATGCCCGGCTGGAGGAACTGCTGCGCCAGCTTGAGGGCGTGCATGCGGTGCTGGCGCGGCTGTCGCTGGGTACGGGCAGCGGGCAGAAGCTGTTCGATCTGGCGGCCAACGGCGGCGGCGAGGTATTCCAGAAGCTCGCCACCGACATGGCCTATTATCCGCAGCCGGTCCGCCGCTGGACCGAGGAACTGGTGGAGCAGGGCACGGCGCGGACGCTGAGCGGCGCCCGGTCGCAGATCAACGCCGAATGGCAGAGCACGGTGCTGCCCTGGTGCCGCCGCTCGCTCGACAACCGCTATCCCTTCGTCAAGGGCGCCTCGGCCGATGTCGGCATGGATGACTTCGCCCGGCTGTTCGCGCCCGGCGGGTTGATCGACGCCTTCTTCGCCAACCGGCTGCGCCCCTTCGTCGACACCACGCGGGAGCCGTGGCGCTGGCAGCCGTCGGCCGCCGACCTCGGCATTCCGTCGTCGGTGCTGCCGGCCTTCCAGCATGCGGCGATGATCCGCGACGCCTTCTTCCCCGATGGCGGCCGGGTGCCCTCGCTGCGCTTCGAGCTGCGCCCGACCCTTCTCGGCGCCGGGGTGGAGCAGGTGGATCTGGACATCGACGGCCAGCGCATGACCTTCGCCCGCAACGCCACGCTGGCGCAGGGGCTGCAATGGCCGAAGCCGGGCGGGGCGGGCGACCTGCGCGTCACCTTCACCGGCCAGCCGACCGAACCGCCGGAGATGACCCAGCGCACCGGCAGCTGGGCGTGGTTCCGCACGCTGGACGCCAACCGCGGCCGCAAGGGATCGGTGCCCGACCGCATCCCGCTCAGCTTCGGCGCCGGCGGCAAGTCGGCCAGCTTCGACGTGCGGATGACCAGCGCGGTCAACCCCTTCTCGATCCGCGACCTCAAGGACTTCCGATGCCCGGACGGTCTGTGA
- a CDS encoding YMGG-like glycine zipper-containing protein encodes MRSNRAKASLVSLTIVAMALSGCVTTQTDRIGANDGTDACYQYRVALDSTGNYYAEDMLKGAAIGAGVGALTGAIAGGNMKSALIGAAAGAALGTLGGYWNSKMQQGRDQAILGVMTDLDTENQNLNRTQVAMDQLVNCRRAEIARVKADYKAKRIGKPEAEQRLALIRSQLDKDYAIASSINQNIVKRRDEYLVAADSIEPGSAEKIRTKTAVKEQTKKKPAKQTASTPASQVVERTNTAFVTSERINATTGSIQQIAQKEATLDAV; translated from the coding sequence ATGCGAAGCAACCGTGCCAAGGCAAGCCTCGTCTCGCTCACCATCGTCGCCATGGCGCTCAGCGGCTGCGTGACCACGCAGACGGATCGCATCGGCGCCAACGATGGCACCGACGCCTGCTACCAGTACCGCGTCGCGCTCGATTCGACCGGCAACTACTATGCCGAGGACATGCTGAAGGGCGCCGCCATCGGCGCCGGTGTCGGCGCGCTGACCGGTGCCATCGCCGGCGGCAACATGAAGAGCGCGCTGATCGGCGCCGCTGCCGGTGCTGCGCTGGGCACGCTGGGCGGCTACTGGAACTCCAAGATGCAGCAGGGCCGCGATCAGGCGATCCTGGGCGTGATGACCGACCTGGACACCGAGAACCAGAACCTGAACCGCACCCAGGTGGCGATGGACCAGCTGGTGAACTGCCGCCGCGCCGAGATCGCCCGCGTCAAGGCCGACTACAAGGCCAAGCGCATCGGCAAGCCGGAGGCCGAGCAGCGCCTGGCGCTGATCCGCAGCCAGCTGGACAAGGATTACGCCATCGCCAGCAGCATCAACCAGAACATCGTCAAGCGCCGCGACGAGTATCTGGTCGCCGCCGACAGCATCGAGCCGGGATCCGCCGAGAAGATCCGCACCAAGACCGCCGTCAAGGAGCAGACCAAGAAGAAGCCGGCGAAGCAGACCGCGTCCACCCCGGCCTCCCAGGTGGTCGAGCGCACCAACACCGCGTTCGTGACGTCGGAGCGCATCAACGCCACCACCGGCAGCATCCAGCAGATCGCCCAGAAGGAAGCGACGCTGGACGCCGTCTGA
- the tssL gene encoding type VI secretion system protein TssL, long form, with protein sequence MPGPETERTVLMPTPGGRRASGAPGGGEPPAAARVEAVGVPGPALAGIFAARSPLAAAASPVLLLAARLNDVTGVPDLESLRQRVISALRDFQHWVTKSGMDAATQATSHYALCALIDDIVLNSQWGSQSSWTRQNVTSMFHKNVVGGDQFYERLASARQDPGKYGDLLELMYLCLSLGFRGRYRVAGRQDSEHARIREDVYNILVKHRGYADRILCPNAAALAMDYRPPRSSLPVWVAGAGTALFLLLLFLALSFLLNGASDRLFAGMGGLPPHGGVVIEAPAPVKLAEAAPPPPQIAPPPPPQTTQVQRVRKFLEPEIAEGLVEVTEDALSITVRMRGSNLFASGSAGLNDKVRASVLRVGRAVAEEPGAVLITGHTDNVPITGGGRLRFPSNWHLSKARAESVMAEFDPLFADKSRLKAEGKSDTEPVASNDTPEGRAANRRIDIILRK encoded by the coding sequence ATGCCCGGACCGGAGACGGAACGCACGGTCCTGATGCCGACGCCGGGTGGCCGGCGCGCATCCGGTGCTCCCGGCGGCGGGGAACCGCCTGCCGCGGCGCGGGTGGAGGCTGTCGGCGTGCCGGGACCGGCGCTGGCCGGCATCTTCGCCGCCCGGTCGCCGCTTGCCGCCGCCGCCTCGCCGGTTCTGCTGCTGGCGGCGCGGCTGAACGACGTGACCGGGGTGCCGGATCTGGAATCGCTGCGCCAGCGCGTGATCTCCGCCCTGCGCGACTTCCAGCATTGGGTGACCAAGTCCGGCATGGACGCCGCGACCCAGGCGACCTCCCATTACGCGCTCTGCGCCCTGATCGACGACATCGTGCTGAACTCGCAATGGGGCAGCCAGAGTTCCTGGACGCGCCAGAACGTCACCAGCATGTTCCACAAGAACGTCGTCGGCGGCGACCAGTTCTATGAACGGCTCGCCTCCGCCCGGCAGGATCCGGGCAAGTACGGCGACCTGCTGGAGCTGATGTATCTCTGCCTGTCGCTGGGCTTCCGCGGCCGCTACCGCGTCGCCGGCCGGCAGGACAGCGAGCATGCCCGCATCCGCGAGGACGTCTACAACATCCTGGTCAAGCATCGCGGCTATGCCGACCGCATCCTCTGCCCGAACGCGGCGGCGCTGGCGATGGACTATCGTCCGCCGCGCAGTTCGCTGCCGGTCTGGGTGGCCGGGGCCGGCACCGCGCTGTTCCTGCTGCTGCTGTTCCTGGCGCTGAGCTTTCTGCTGAACGGCGCGTCGGACCGGCTGTTCGCCGGCATGGGCGGCCTGCCGCCGCATGGCGGCGTGGTGATCGAGGCGCCGGCCCCGGTCAAGCTGGCCGAAGCCGCACCGCCGCCGCCGCAGATCGCCCCGCCGCCGCCGCCGCAGACCACGCAGGTTCAGCGCGTGCGCAAGTTCCTGGAGCCGGAGATCGCCGAAGGGCTGGTCGAGGTGACGGAGGATGCGCTGTCCATCACCGTGCGCATGCGCGGCAGCAACCTGTTCGCCAGCGGCAGCGCCGGGCTGAACGACAAGGTGCGGGCATCGGTGCTGCGCGTCGGCCGCGCCGTGGCGGAGGAGCCGGGCGCGGTGCTGATCACCGGGCATACCGACAATGTGCCGATCACCGGCGGCGGGCGGCTGCGCTTCCCGTCGAACTGGCACCTGTCGAAGGCCCGCGCCGAATCCGTGATGGCGGAGTTCGACCCGCTCTTCGCCGACAAGTCCCGCCTGAAGGCGGAGGGCAAGTCCGATACCGAGCCGGTGGCGTCCAACGACACGCCCGAAGGCCGGGCGGCGAACCGCCGGATCGACATCATTCTCAGGAAATGA
- a CDS encoding caspase family protein, with amino-acid sequence MMAGCLSRLNARLRRGALSVVLLGVLLCGAAVTFAARPVLAADASTGAFLRIETGGHTARVNRLASDAQGRLIATVSNDKSLRLWARDGGEPLGVLRVPMEAGDEGALYAVALSADGSLAVAAGNTGASWGDGVTLYLFDVKAQRLKARLPGQPQVLNDLAFSPDGRFVAGAFGGTAGIRVWDSSSFKLVAEDAAYEARVSALAFAPDGRLATASFDGNVRVYDTAFKPKAKRKPGKGLPYSVAFSPDGALLAVGYADRAQVDVLAAADLKTRHTAKATGVTGGSFAAVAWDGTALVAAGTATLDGKHNVVRRWADAGKGAYTDTPAARDSVTHLLALPGGGVAFAAADPGWGVIDPAGRLQFARMGDVADYRDIHLGRFGLSDDGLVLEFGMEQGGRRPMRFDVLARSLTPAPDAQPGLARPAAEGPGIGVTDWRNTPNPKVNGQPVKLDSGEWARSATVLGRQRRVLLGGEFSLRLLDSAGAELARAEVPAAVWGVVASADGSVAVAALGDGTLRWYALSGGSRPLEELAALFPHRDGRRWVLWTPEAFFDHSESGGETLVGFHLNDPKKKGLQWVEFKQVYRVFNAPELVRSKLQQTGQAEIAARLSAIGDIRRLTQSRPQVTLLDYCTVPAASRGLALGTGATESAAPTPAPVPTPPAAETCHPLDMTPVSRAFARAKQPAPAVQAAAPAAASAKPVPQTPELEVAAEQPRLSVTLPEGIGAVRLRYRLADTGGGIGSVDLFLNGRNVSGQDKSRAFARAKEPAAAAQPANPAPAAADAPKDAGKDQPPTEERVSTVRLDPGSNRVQIRAFNGSDAIYERSPLVDFVLPKPAATADATTAADKTERAAPGKPRLIAFVVGIDKYRPEGTQLSFARADASSFAETLSGRVPADYDREQSLALSKALYDEEASRDAVIAGLEDIAAVAREEDTVVLYLAGHGVIVPSPKDPSVKLYHFITQNVTAATPQAIGEQGLSEKELNRLVSAISARNVLVMLDTCHSGAVSAGTVDKLYQDMGQRYLLAASSEQEEALDSYDGRNGIFAHAVLEGLKGKALLPGDEAIYNLTLGQYVNRAVPRLAREKKWSQSAIFKTGGNELNPFPLAAPQAGRP; translated from the coding sequence ATGATGGCCGGCTGTCTCTCTCGCCTGAACGCGCGCCTGCGGCGCGGCGCTCTTTCCGTCGTCCTGCTGGGCGTACTCCTCTGCGGTGCGGCGGTGACGTTCGCGGCCCGGCCGGTTCTGGCGGCCGATGCGTCCACGGGGGCGTTCCTGCGGATCGAGACCGGCGGCCACACCGCCCGCGTCAACCGGCTGGCCAGCGACGCGCAGGGCCGGCTGATCGCCACCGTGTCCAACGACAAATCCCTGCGCCTGTGGGCGCGCGACGGCGGGGAGCCGCTGGGCGTCCTGCGCGTGCCGATGGAGGCGGGGGACGAGGGTGCGCTCTATGCCGTGGCCCTGTCGGCAGACGGGTCGCTGGCTGTCGCCGCCGGCAACACCGGGGCGAGCTGGGGCGACGGCGTCACGCTCTATCTGTTCGACGTCAAGGCACAGCGGCTGAAGGCCCGGCTTCCGGGACAGCCGCAGGTGCTGAACGACCTCGCCTTCTCGCCAGACGGGCGCTTCGTCGCCGGGGCCTTCGGCGGCACCGCCGGCATCCGGGTGTGGGACAGTTCCAGCTTCAAGCTGGTCGCCGAGGACGCCGCCTATGAGGCGCGGGTGTCGGCGCTGGCCTTCGCGCCCGACGGGCGGCTCGCCACCGCGTCCTTCGACGGGAATGTCCGTGTCTACGATACCGCCTTCAAGCCGAAGGCCAAGCGCAAGCCGGGCAAGGGCCTGCCCTATTCTGTCGCCTTCTCGCCGGACGGGGCGCTGCTGGCGGTCGGCTATGCCGATCGGGCGCAGGTCGACGTGCTGGCCGCCGCCGACCTGAAGACGCGCCACACCGCCAAGGCCACCGGCGTCACCGGCGGCAGCTTCGCCGCGGTCGCCTGGGACGGGACGGCGCTGGTCGCCGCCGGCACCGCGACGCTGGACGGCAAGCACAACGTGGTGCGGCGCTGGGCCGATGCCGGCAAGGGTGCCTACACCGACACGCCTGCCGCGCGCGATTCCGTGACCCATCTGCTGGCCCTGCCGGGCGGCGGGGTCGCCTTCGCCGCCGCCGATCCGGGATGGGGCGTGATCGACCCGGCCGGCCGGCTGCAGTTCGCCCGCATGGGCGACGTCGCCGACTATCGCGACATCCATCTCGGCCGCTTCGGCCTGTCCGACGACGGGCTGGTGCTGGAATTCGGCATGGAGCAGGGCGGCCGGCGGCCGATGCGCTTCGACGTGCTGGCCCGCAGCCTGACCCCGGCGCCGGATGCGCAGCCCGGCCTCGCCCGGCCGGCGGCGGAAGGTCCCGGGATCGGCGTCACCGACTGGCGCAACACCCCCAACCCCAAGGTCAACGGCCAGCCGGTGAAGCTGGACAGCGGCGAATGGGCGCGCAGCGCCACCGTGCTGGGCCGGCAGCGCCGCGTCCTGCTGGGCGGGGAGTTCAGCCTGCGCCTGCTCGATTCCGCCGGGGCGGAGCTTGCCCGCGCCGAGGTTCCGGCCGCGGTGTGGGGCGTCGTCGCGTCGGCCGACGGGAGCGTCGCGGTGGCGGCGCTGGGCGACGGCACGCTGCGCTGGTACGCGCTGTCCGGCGGTTCCCGTCCGCTGGAGGAGCTGGCGGCGCTGTTCCCGCACCGCGACGGCCGCCGCTGGGTCCTGTGGACGCCGGAGGCCTTCTTCGACCATTCCGAGAGCGGCGGAGAGACCTTGGTCGGCTTCCACCTGAACGACCCGAAGAAGAAGGGTCTCCAGTGGGTCGAGTTCAAGCAGGTCTACCGCGTGTTCAACGCCCCGGAACTGGTGCGCTCCAAGCTGCAGCAGACCGGTCAGGCCGAGATCGCCGCGCGCCTGTCCGCCATCGGCGACATCCGCCGGCTGACCCAGAGCCGGCCGCAGGTGACCCTGCTGGACTATTGCACCGTGCCCGCCGCCAGCCGCGGCCTGGCGCTTGGCACCGGCGCCACGGAGTCGGCGGCTCCCACTCCCGCTCCCGTCCCGACGCCGCCGGCCGCCGAAACCTGCCACCCGCTCGACATGACGCCGGTCAGCCGCGCCTTCGCGCGCGCCAAGCAACCGGCGCCGGCCGTCCAGGCGGCTGCACCCGCTGCGGCATCCGCCAAGCCGGTGCCGCAGACGCCGGAGCTGGAGGTCGCGGCGGAACAGCCGCGCCTTTCGGTCACGCTGCCGGAGGGCATCGGCGCGGTGCGGCTGCGCTACCGGCTGGCCGACACCGGCGGCGGCATCGGGTCGGTCGACCTGTTCCTCAATGGCCGCAACGTCAGCGGCCAGGACAAGTCCCGCGCCTTCGCCCGCGCCAAGGAACCTGCCGCCGCCGCGCAGCCTGCCAATCCGGCGCCGGCGGCGGCCGATGCCCCGAAAGACGCCGGCAAGGACCAGCCGCCGACGGAGGAGCGCGTCAGCACCGTCCGTCTGGATCCCGGCAGCAACCGGGTGCAGATCCGCGCCTTCAACGGCAGCGACGCGATCTATGAGCGGTCGCCGCTGGTCGATTTCGTGCTGCCCAAGCCGGCGGCCACCGCCGACGCGACGACGGCGGCCGACAAGACCGAGCGCGCCGCACCGGGCAAGCCGCGGCTGATCGCCTTCGTCGTCGGCATCGACAAATACCGGCCGGAGGGCACGCAGCTGAGCTTCGCCCGCGCCGACGCCTCCTCCTTCGCCGAGACGCTGAGCGGCCGGGTTCCCGCCGACTACGACCGGGAACAGTCGCTGGCGCTGTCGAAGGCGCTCTATGACGAGGAGGCAAGCCGCGACGCCGTGATCGCCGGGCTGGAGGACATCGCCGCCGTCGCGCGGGAGGAGGACACCGTCGTCCTCTACCTCGCCGGCCATGGCGTGATCGTGCCGTCGCCGAAGGACCCGTCGGTCAAGCTCTATCACTTCATCACCCAGAACGTGACCGCCGCCACGCCGCAGGCGATTGGCGAGCAGGGGCTGTCGGAGAAGGAGCTGAACCGGCTGGTCAGCGCCATTTCGGCGCGCAACGTGCTGGTGATGCTCGACACCTGCCATTCGGGCGCGGTGTCGGCGGGCACGGTCGACAAGCTGTACCAGGACATGGGGCAGCGCTACCTGCTGGCCGCCTCGTCGGAGCAGGAGGAGGCGCTGGACAGCTATGACGGCCGCAACGGCATCTTCGCCCATGCGGTGCTGGAAGGGCTGAAGGGCAAGGCCCTGCTGCCGGGGGACGAGGCGATCTACAACCTCACGCTCGGCCAGTATGTGAACCGGGCGGTGCCGCGTCTGGCGCGCGAGAAGAAGTGGAGCCAGTCCGCAATCTTCAAGACCGGCGGCAACGAGCTGAACCCCTTCCCGCTGGCGGCGCCGCAGGCCGGTCGACCCTGA